GTCGGAAGAAAATGGTTCACAGCTATGGATTCCGCCCGGCTTCCTGCACGGGTTCTGCACGCTGAGCGAGAATGCCGAAGTGCAGTACAAATGCACCGACCTGTGGAACCGTGAATGCGAACGCTCCGTGCGGTGGGATGATCCGCTGCTCAACATTGAATGGCCGGTGGCTCCCGGTGCTGCCATCCTCTCGGCCAAGGATGCGGCGGCGGAAGCGTTCTCCAACGTCAATGACTGGTTTCAAATCTGACGTCCCTCACCTGCCCTTTCCTCCCGTAAAAAGAAAACGCTCACGATGCAGAAATCGATCCTGGTCACCGGTGGCAGCGGCCAGCTTGCCAGCGCTCTTGCAGCCCAAGGCGATGTAAAACGGGCGGGCCGCCCTGGTTTTGACTTTGAACGGCCTGACACGATTGATGCCGCCTTCCGCGCGGCAGAGCCCTCCATTGTCGTTAACGCCGCCGCCTGGACTGCCGTTGACGCCGCCGAGACCCATGAGGCGGAAGCCGAACGCGCCAACAATACCGGCCCAGCCCATCTGGCCGCCCTGTGCCATGAACGCGGCATTCCCTTCATCCACATCTCGACCGACTACGTTTTCAGCGGCGACAAGGGCAGCCCCTATGTCGAGACCGACCCGGTCGACCCGCGCTCGGTCTATGGCCGCACCAAGGCGGAAGGCGAGCAGGCCGTGCTCGCGGCCCATCCTGACAGCATCATCCTGCGCACGGCCTGGGTCTATTCGCCCTATAACCGCAATTTCGTACGCACCATGGTCAATGCCGCAGCCCAGCGCCCGGTTTTGCGCGTGGTCAGCGACCAGATCGGCAACCCCACCAGTGCTGACCAGTTGGCCGATGTCATTTTCAGGATCATCGCCCGCATTGAGGAAACCGGCTGGAAAGCTGAATACGCCGGTATTTTCCACGCCGTGGGCGAAGGGGCGACAAGCTGGTACGAACTGGCCCGCACCGCCATTGCCGCTGCCGCCCGCCGGGGCAACCCGCTGCCCGAGATCGAGCCGATCACCACGGCGGACTGGCCAACACCGGCCCGCAGGCCGCCCGATGCCAGGCTGGACTGCACGCACCTCAAGCAGGTCTTTGGCTGCGCCCCCGGCCCGTGGGCACCGGAAGTGGACCGGGTTGTGGGCGAAATCATGAAGCACGGACAGGGCTAACAAGTTTACGGGTGCCGCCTTTTTAAAAGGCGGCATTCTTATTATCTACAGGCCACCACGGGCCAGGTGCAGCCTCTGGACCGCGCGAGCAAGAGCCGCGCGATAAAGCTGGCGGCGCGATACCGCACCGGGAAAGCGCCTGAGTTCGCGCCGCAGATGGCTACCGGGCATGAAGTAATGCCGCACGAAATGCGTCTGTCGCAGCAGGCTGGCAATATAGCGCTTCTGGTCCAGAACCGGGTGCACGAATGTATGCCCGCCCTCAGGCAGCACCAGATCGGCCTCGAGAATGGGCGGGAACCATGTATAGCGCGAGACATCGCCATACCGGCCAAGCGGCACGAAGCTGAACCCGGCCTTTTCTATTTCCGATGCCACGAATGCCTCACCCAGCGGCCAGAATTTGATCCCCGCCCCAGGCGCCGACATGGCGCGCCGCCGCGCTGCGAGATGCTCAAGCGCCCTGCTGGAAAAAAAGGAAATGCAGTTAAGCGAAGCGCGTAGCTGCCCATCGGGATAGACCCCGGTATGAAACGCCGTCCAGTACCATGACAGGTCAGCCACGATGGGGTGCGCCACGAAATCGGCCCCATCGGCAATCATGTCAGCGAGCAGCCGATTGCCGTTGCCGCCAATGCAGGCGTCATATTCAACAAACAGATAATACGCATAATCGGGGATGCAGGCCTGCACCTGATAATGGGTGTAGTCGGCGTTCCACCACAGCAGGCTGCCTTTTTCAAAACGGTTGGCAAACCCTGCGTTCACCATATCGGCATTGCAGGTGCGCAATACGTTGGGGTGGGAAATATTTCCTGCAAATCCGCCTGTCTCATCAATGGAGATGAAAATGTCCGTATCAGGAAAAGTGGCCTGCAGGCGCTGCAACTGGCGCTGCACGAAACTGTCCCACGCATAGGTTTTCAGTACAATAGCGCATGTTCGTGCAGCATTCATGTCAGTCACGTTCCCTGTTTCATTGGCATTATGACTTAAATTGACCGAAGGATATTTCAGTTTTCACATTTTTTTTGAATATGTCCTATAAGAAAAAACACGGGACGTTTTTTTTCGATGCATGAATTTTTATTTTCTTTTTCATTTATCGTATACTTAGACCATACATGCGATCACTTAAACGTGTGGTAAACGATATGCCTATGGGCGCGTTAAAAATGTACATGTTATGTGATTTTGCCGGTGCCCTGCGGGCAGATGCCATCAGGGCGCTGCACTTGGAACAATACTTGTACTACTAACCGAATCCAGTGAATCGGAATGTGAAAAATGACAGAAATGTCGCTCCCGGAAATATCGTTTATCCGTTCGAACATTCCGAAGATCAGCCAGTTATCCGAGAGCGTCATCGCAATGGAAAACTCGGGCATCTACACCAATTATGGCCCGATCAACCAGAAGTTCGAAAAACGCCTCGTCGAGCAGAT
This is a stretch of genomic DNA from Komagataeibacter xylinus. It encodes these proteins:
- the rfbD gene encoding dTDP-4-dehydrorhamnose reductase translates to MQKSILVTGGSGQLASALAAQGDVKRAGRPGFDFERPDTIDAAFRAAEPSIVVNAAAWTAVDAAETHEAEAERANNTGPAHLAALCHERGIPFIHISTDYVFSGDKGSPYVETDPVDPRSVYGRTKAEGEQAVLAAHPDSIILRTAWVYSPYNRNFVRTMVNAAAQRPVLRVVSDQIGNPTSADQLADVIFRIIARIEETGWKAEYAGIFHAVGEGATSWYELARTAIAAAARRGNPLPEIEPITTADWPTPARRPPDARLDCTHLKQVFGCAPGPWAPEVDRVVGEIMKHGQG